attttaaaaatatttttttgaagactttaaaatataaaaagcaatttaaagAGAAGGATACTGCTAATTTTGTTCCAATATCAGTAACCCAAATTGAGTAGAATGGATTTCTCAATTGTACACCACGTTCAcacatatcaaatataaatagtgaGAGACATCCAGTACCTACTGCAGAAAGATGCCgccaataacattttaatgaaTTGCTTTGTTCGCCTTCCTAAAATGTACATTATCAAACTCAGTATCtttaagcaatataaaaataaagattagttGTAATGGATAAAAAAAGCTTACCTGAATCTAATAAAGAACAAGATTTGTacatgaaacaaaaataaaaaaatatattttattgctaatatatatattttattgctaacAATCATGACAATaagaattgcaaataataactCAGATTTTCTCACCATTAAATGTTCACCAGCAAACACAAGCCAAAACGATAACAATGTCGCATAAAATACTCCTTGTCGAATATCACCCAGCAGTAGCATAAATGGCATATCATAAGCGAGTGTCAAGTATTCCAATGGCActagaaatataaagtaaaaatttagataattgcTGTCacataaacaaaaagatttagaagtgtacaaaatataaaataataaacatactatttaaaaatgttaaggcAGAACCCAAAGCTAAAAGCATATATTCCAAAAGTGCAGGTGATCGAGACAGCATGTACACTCTTCTCCAATACCAAGTCAAAACAGCTAACACTATAGGGAAGTAAACGGTCTTTAGACTCACCCATACTATCGTGAACCCACCGTTTTGATTAATAGCctacatcaataaaatatcaaattaaataattttcacaatattaaaattttattggcatgtattaaaattttacattcttaTACTCACTGTAAGCCATAAATCAACAATATGTCCCAATCCCTGGTTTTGACCAGTGTCAGAAGGAAGACGAATATTTAACAAGTAGTAATCATGATATAAAGATCCCAATTCAAACAATGGCATGACactacaattataattatagtgtTCCAATGGCTAGAAAATATtagtgttattaatttatgtgattataaatatgcatatataaacgGCAAGTTTACATATCAAGCACATTTACCTTATCTATGCTGCAATCTAAAATTCTCTCCACAATAGAAGCAGCATATGGTTTCCACATATCTTCTGGATCATTTTTGTTTCGATAAGCTAATCGTGCATCCAATGTTATTTTTGTCCTAGaagctataaaaaatacaatatgtcaaaattataaggaataattaaaatattaataaaacataagtaACATCTATTACATTACCGATTTGAATCTGACTGTTATAAGATATATCCACTTGTAAAActccaattaaattttgctgcCATCTCGAATAATCAAGTTGCTTATTGTTCCGAGGTACGggcatctaaaataaaatttattatatttttatagttggATATCCCAGTAACTACCttgtaataattctataaattatatacctgAAATGTATACACAACTTGGTATGCTTGCTGatgattgtcaaaattaaaatgatgcaTATCAACTGGAATACAAGAACCTTTTCCTCTTGAGTAAAACCATTTATTTTGATCAGATCCATTAACACTAAGATCTTTGCATGCTGTGCCAAGAATATTCTGGCTACTAGCAGGTGTAGGTGCTAAAGagaaacatgtatataaagaaacactatatattttttcatacaaatttatcccaaatataattacttatcccaatatatattttatttcatttctttccattacttgtattaatttcagaaaaatttcataatataaaattttcaatcattaatttattattatttaatttattattattcaatcattaatttattattaatagattaatatgaattcaataaaaaatacaaaaaaaataattctatatacacagcactaaaatattaaatatatatatatatttatttaaaatttattagaaactgCTCTTCATtactattttgtaaaaaataagctacataaaataaaatgtaaacaaatatgtaaaaaaaaaatgagaaataatatatgcttacatgctatatatttattatactagcAAAacagcaatataaataattattgataacgtaaaaaataaaaaagagtgcATTTATTTAACCCATCACTTACCGATTAAGCCGcctattaaaaaacaaacaatttgTGCGATTATCAAAAGTATCACCAGAACCGAGAGCTTCTTGCCGCTCAGGTTTTCGATTATGGTGCCCTGCATTTTTCTATTCTCGTCTGCTTGTTCAGTGACTTATATCGCAACCGACTTACACTTGAGCGCTTGAAAATCTTCAAAGCGTACCGACGCCGAAACCGATCGACTCAACGTGGAcgcggaaaataataaattcgtcTTTCAGAGCCGGGGGTGGTCTTTCAAGATGGAAGCCGCCGGCCGCTACCACACAAAGGAAAATTTTTCCCAAACTTGCGGCATTCGTAAAATTTCGAGATATCGAATTCTCGAAGCTTTCATCATCGAGCCATCGACGATAATCGATATGATGACAGATTATTTGTTTGTGTGAGTGTGTGGAgcccaaaataaaaataaaaaaaattggacacattttttttacaaatatgttagataatattgtattcaCGTATAAATCGTGTCAATGATGGTTGTCTCAAGCGATTCTTGTACGAGAAAATCTGATGACAGCTGATTTTTTACTGAATGCGTGTGGTctctgttaaataattttaggttAAATATGGTAAGAATGtgctttgatattttatattgtggaTGTTAacagtaatatttattgaatgcgTTTCATTTCTTATTGCGTTAGTTTTGTAttgattgtatatttatattttattttatttatatgtataatctttataagTATTTTCAGAGAAACCAAAAATGTACAAGGCATATAAGGCATTGCGCAACATAAAGTCAAGTATACTGTAATAAATGTAGTAATGCAATGTTTCTGTGTGCcaaaatttttgagaattacatattttcttataccttcacttaataactttattaaatgtcTCGGagcatattttcttcttttttttctcttataatttcCTATTAGatgaaattcattaaatataaagatgcaTGTTAAATAAACATAGATTCTTAAAAGCACACAAAATCTTAggtataatatgaatttacagatcattttgataaaattttatattttttattgcaatcagaatatataataatagcatatgataaagaaatatattttttagctgcatgcattaaatgtttttcttttatcctccatatgtgtgtgtgtgtatatatatatatatatatatatatacataattatttagaatatagaaaatgtaaaatatgtgattcagttgaaaaagaaaagagcaaTCATTTCTGCATTCATCTTTAtacttgttttaatattttttgtgtttttaatgaaataaactgtactatattaaaattttgaaaaataatgaatgttttgacaaaaggaaataaatgaaaaaatcgcctatataataaataaattgactcTAAATTATCTTCCCAAATTTCACATCCACAAAAtacattcttatattattgaatattttctaatcttttaCTCTGATGCTGTATTGCCAATGTATCgatactaattaataattatacatttatgaaaatatttttttgccataaaaaaattattctttttattttttttacgatataaaaatcacaTCATGTTATACGTAATTATGAACTTTTATCAAAAGAAGAGCAGCTTTAGATCTGTGGCgggaaaatttatgtatatgatatcCGACTATTTCCGAAGACTTCCGATTGCgagcaaaaatatacaaaagcaTCCAACAGCAATCGTGAACAGAGATCTTCGGAGATCCTCGTtactatacatacatatatacatgtataaatcgGGGTTAGAAAGTGACGTAAGCTCAGAGAAACAAACAATTTATAGTGCAATATTTGTCACCTGAGAGACTTAAGTAAGGTGACGTAAATGTCAAAGAACTTACGCGTGCGATACGATTTATAATCTAGCGAACGTCTCCCGGGTAGACGACGTGTTAGGCCGAGATGTTCTAAAGATCGTGAACGAGAGTATCTCGCGGCTGCGAGCCGTCACGGAAAATGTGTGAGGTAGCGATGGATGCGAACGGGAATGGCAAGCGTGACCCTCTTCATGGGGGTCCCGTGTATTCTCATCGACGTGCAGCTAGTAACGATGTGAGTGAGAGAATAATCCTGCTGAAAAACATCTCGGAATTTcgcattacatataaatacgcTGATAAACTTAAATTGTTCTCTAACCCTATTCTCTTTTGACAGcacacattataatttaattatttttttttagtaatacaaataaataattgacgaTGTGTTCATTCATGTTCATAAATGTATTgagctataaaaattttatatatgtatacacatatatattttatgtctcCATTATTCATGTATTGTTTCATATtaacaaagataaaagatttatataattatcaaataatttttgtttgatttgAACCCAATAATGTTACTTAaagttatttaacatttatgcCTGATTTTGTTTTACTCTTACAATTCCAGGAAAGCAACAGAACTACAGATctggaatttatatatgatgataCTGATACACATACTAATGAGATTGCAGAATTATATAGCTATACTGAACAGTATGAATTACAACTTAATCTTAAGGTAcagttttgatttatataatgatgaatttattattatatgaatcaaAAGTGATTAAAGTATGATATCAAGTACAAGaacagattaaataaattttcataaattctagGCTTTTGAAGATCAGATGGAATTATATAAGTTACGACCATGGTGGCAAAACTTGACAAGACCACAGCAAAAATCGATAATCTATAAATTGCTGGATCAATTGGAAGTTTCCAATAAACAGCTTAGAATGAAGGCAGCTCGCTGCATTCTTTATTTAGCTCAGGGTTGTTGGGCTGAGGTACAGTCTGACAAAGAACAACAAGACTGGACTAGGACAAATGTAATGTTACTTTACGAAGCTGGTATTTTTCCAGCATTTGTCGAACTCCTAAATATTGAGATTGagtaagattatattatatatgtatgttatgcTGGAATATAGAATCCTATTTTTGATCTTTTGTACATTGaaggtttttttttaggaatagCACAACTGCTACCTCAGCAATGAGAAAGCTAGCTGTTAGTCTTGCTGATTCGATAGATCTAAGAGTCATTCTGTctgttttgtatattataacagAAGTTATGAGagaggaattaaaaaatattgagcaCAGCGAGTATAAAGAAAACGTTGAAAGTTTCAAAGAAGATCTTGGTATGTCTTTgtgtttatgtaaaatatcttaacGAATACTATAAAATAGAGGAaagtttaatctttaaaaatattaatggatATAATGTTCTCTCCACAGTAAATCCATATGGAGAAGAATTACTGATTGTTAAACTTCTCGGTATGGTGACGTGCTTCTGCAGTGGCTCGGCACCACATTTTCCTATGAAGAAAGTTCTCTTGCttttatggaaattaattCTAGTTTCTCTCGGTGGTATTGACTCACTTAGAGAGTTGAAGAAACAATATCGCGAGGAGGCTGGTCTCGATACACAACAAGAAGACACTATTGAAGTCGCCAGAACAATGAGGGCAAGTTCTCCACCTATGAGTGCAGCAGATTTGTTAGAAACACAAAATCAGAAAAGGAACAATCGACCTTTTCGACGTGTAAGTTGTTCATTTACAATtactctatattattattttgatgtttttacaaatattaatagcagATATTTTCTACagaattttttgatgaaacaaAGCTCGTTAGATGATCCAGGCTTAGGTATGGAGTATGAAGGAGGAGAACCTCCAAATAATACTACAACAAATGAAGGAGATGGTGAAGTGATTGTTTTTCTGGGTCCTGGTGGTCCTGGAGGCTGCTGGAATCAAACtatgaattattatgaagATCAGAATAATCCAACACAATTGAGGCCAAGCACTCCACAGCTTATAAAAGGAAAAggtattatgttattttaactttattattttgtatttcatattaatatctaatattatttattaggtTTACCATGGACGCCCAAAGTAAGACAAAAAGATGTAGATAGCTTCCTTGAAGTTGCcagattaaaatttgttgGTTACAAATTACAAGGAGACAGAGAAAGTTTAGCGGGTTTGCCGCAACCAATTCATGAAGGCGTTACTACCCTCAAAAAGGTGTTTGTTTGaagtatatagattatattgatatagtaCTATTATATACCATTacattttactataaataaatgttacaatgTTTTAGCATATGTACACATCTCTAGCAGAAATTCAGATACGGAAGGAAGAAGAGATAGCAAGAAATCCAATGAGTACTTCAGAACCACCACTACGTCTAACACCAACAGAAATTCTTTATCAAGCTATATTACCGAATTTACCACAATATATGATtgcattattgaaaatattacttgCTGCTGCACCAACTAGTAAGGCCAAAACGGacagtattaatattttggcTGATGTGCTACCAGAAGAAATGCCGTAAGTACTAATATGTAACATTAACATGAAGCctttttaaaaacaagaaaaaaaatatttatattacgctTTTAGAATGACAGTACTGCAATCAATGAAGTTAGGGATCGATGTTAACCGACATAAAGAGATAATTGTTAAAGCTGtttctgcaattttattactGCTGCTCAAACATTTCAAACTAAATCACATATATCAATTTGAATTTATGTCACAGCATTTAGTATTTGCAAATTGCATACCTCttgtattaaagtttttaaatcagaaTATTATAGCTTACATTGAAGCAAAGAATGTGtaagtaaaaatgtaattgttgATTGAGTTTCTAaccatatacattataataatatacatatacattataataatcaataacttATATTGCAATAGTATTCCTATTTTGGATTTCCCCATGTGTGTCATTGGCGATCAGCCAGAGTTAACTACTGAAAGTCTCGAAATCGGCCACAGTCAATCTTTTTCATGGAGAAATGTTTTCTCTTGTATCAATTtattgagaattttaaataaattaaccaAATGGAAACACAGCAGGATAATGGTaagtcaataataattaaatctaattttatatacataaatatgtatttacaatTCATTCATATTCACAGATGTTAGTCGTTTTTAAATCAGCACCTATTTTAAAACGTACATTGAAAGTTAGACATGCAATGATGCAATTatacgttttaaaattattgaaaatgcaaACGAAATATCTCGGTCGGCAATGGAGAAAAACGAATATGAAAACAATTAGtgttatttatgcaaaagttCGACATCGCTTAAATGATGATTGGGCATATGGAAAtggtaaaaattaacaaatttaaaatattttatattttatacatatgcatgtgtgtatatttgagagaaaacgaacaaatattatatatattatatattatatattttatatatatatatatatatatatatcatacatacatacatacatacatacatacatacatacatacatacatacatgcatacatacatgtacatacatgcatacatgcatgcatacatacatacatacatgcatacatatacatgcatgcatacatacatacgtacatacatgcatacatacatactgtACGTACATACAATACATACAATACatgcatacgtacatacatgcatacatacatgcatgtacatacatacatgcatacatgcatacatacatacatacatacatacatatacatgcatgcatacatacgtacatatacatgcatacgcatacatacgtacatacatgcatacgtacatacatagcatacatatatatatatatatatatatatatatatatatgtttagttTTGATTATGTTTATgatgtatgtgtatgcatctttttttttcaaatttactttaatataattaatttaatataaatattttcaaaaaactttaatataagatcttttatataa
This sequence is a window from Cataglyphis hispanica isolate Lineage 1 chromosome 17, ULB_Chis1_1.0, whole genome shotgun sequence. Protein-coding genes within it:
- the LOC126855745 gene encoding striatin-interacting protein 1 homolog, whose amino-acid sequence is MCEVAMDANGNGKRDPLHGGPVYSHRRAASNDESNRTTDLEFIYDDTDTHTNEIAELYSYTEQYELQLNLKAFEDQMELYKLRPWWQNLTRPQQKSIIYKLLDQLEVSNKQLRMKAARCILYLAQGCWAEVQSDKEQQDWTRTNVMLLYEAGIFPAFVELLNIEIENSTTATSAMRKLAVSLADSIDLRVILSVLYIITEVMREELKNIEHSEYKENVESFKEDLVNPYGEELLIVKLLGMVTCFCSGSAPHFPMKKVLLLLWKLILVSLGGIDSLRELKKQYREEAGLDTQQEDTIEVARTMRASSPPMSAADLLETQNQKRNNRPFRRNFLMKQSSLDDPGLGMEYEGGEPPNNTTTNEGDGEVIVFLGPGGPGGCWNQTMNYYEDQNNPTQLRPSTPQLIKGKGLPWTPKVRQKDVDSFLEVARLKFVGYKLQGDRESLAGLPQPIHEGVTTLKKHMYTSLAEIQIRKEEEIARNPMSTSEPPLRLTPTEILYQAILPNLPQYMIALLKILLAAAPTSKAKTDSINILADVLPEEMPMTVLQSMKLGIDVNRHKEIIVKAVSAILLLLLKHFKLNHIYQFEFMSQHLVFANCIPLVLKFLNQNIIAYIEAKNVIPILDFPMCVIGDQPELTTESLEIGHSQSFSWRNVFSCINLLRILNKLTKWKHSRIMMLVVFKSAPILKRTLKVRHAMMQLYVLKLLKMQTKYLGRQWRKTNMKTISVIYAKVRHRLNDDWAYGNDLEARPWDFQVEECELRTCVDQFNNRRYSNALRDEEMEPIDSCVTSVLGTNVELTEEFKQHYELWLQQEVFQRSINWDELLDPAACEI
- the LOC126855748 gene encoding protein wntless, whose protein sequence is MQGTIIENLSGKKLSVLVILLIIAQIVCFLIGGLIAPTPASSQNILGTACKDLSVNGSDQNKWFYSRGKGSCIPVDMHHFNFDNHQQAYQVVYTFQMPVPRNNKQLDYSRWQQNLIGVLQVDISYNSQIQIASRTKITLDARLAYRNKNDPEDMWKPYAASIVERILDCSIDKPLEHYNYNCSVMPLFELGSLYHDYYLLNIRLPSDTGQNQGLGHIVDLWLTAINQNGGFTIVWVSLKTVYFPIVLAVLTWYWRRVYMLSRSPALLEYMLLALGSALTFLNMPLEYLTLAYDMPFMLLLGDIRQGVFYATLLSFWLVFAGEHLMEGEQSNSLKCYWRHLSAVGTGCLSLFIFDMCERGVQLRNPFYSIWVTDIGTKLALSFIILAGISAGIYLLFLSYMIWKVFMNISAKRAVLPSMSSARRLHYEGVIYRFKFLMIATLLCASLTVVGFILGQVAEGQWKWDEDLQLEMTSAFFTGVYGMWNIYIIALLCLYAPSHKQWPIEPSENSISEEIEFSPLPTDPNEMLSLTAFARKTAVE